The following is a genomic window from Bordetella sp. H567.
TCATGCAGCACGCGGATGGGGCTGATGGCATCGCGGCAGTCCTCCAGGGGCATGTAGGCGGCCCGCACGCGTTCCGCCTCCGGCAGCCGGCCTTCCTGAAGCAGCCGCAGCAATTGCATGGAGCCACGCGGCGCGACACATACGGAACCGGACGTGAAACTCTGCAGCCCGAATTCGCGGCAGTGGACGATCGCCGGCCGCTCGCCGATGCCGCTCACCATCAACCTGGGATCGACCGCCTTCAGCAGGGCCGACAAATAAGGATCCTGGGATGGCTCCTGCCGCACCACTGCGTATTTCACGGCGGCGATGCGGCCTTCCTCCACCAAGCGCCCCAAGGTGGAAGGCGCGATGTAGTCGGATGCCTTGATATACACGACCACCGGCCGCGAGAGGGCGTCGCTGAAGCGACGTATGCCATCAGCCAGCCCCGCGTCGGTGAACGGAAACGACATGGGCAGCAACATCGCCGTCGGAAAACTTCGCGATCTCAGGATGGCCGCCTGGTCCATCAATTTGCCGTAGTCCGGGCCCGCCGAGGGCAATATCCAGGTATCCGGCCCGGCCTGCTCGGCCAGGAAGTCGATGATGCGCGCGTACTCGCTCACGGCGACGTTGTAGAAATTCGCATTGCCGCCATACATCACGCTGCGCACGCCGCCCTGCTCCAGATGCCGTAGCAAGGCCGTATTCGCCTGTGCGTTAAGGCTGAGATCGGCATTGCGCGCCAGCGGCGGCACCGCAATCACGGACCGGCGCAGGTCGTCCACCGTAACGGGCGTGGTTTTCATGAGGCAACTCCTATGGGCATGAACGAACGACGGCTGCCGCGCGTGGCGTCATCCAGCCGCCTGCTCGCATGGACGCGCTTGT
Proteins encoded in this region:
- a CDS encoding dihydrodipicolinate synthase family protein, which translates into the protein MKTTPVTVDDLRRSVIAVPPLARNADLSLNAQANTALLRHLEQGGVRSVMYGGNANFYNVAVSEYARIIDFLAEQAGPDTWILPSAGPDYGKLMDQAAILRSRSFPTAMLLPMSFPFTDAGLADGIRRFSDALSRPVVVYIKASDYIAPSTLGRLVEEGRIAAVKYAVVRQEPSQDPYLSALLKAVDPRLMVSGIGERPAIVHCREFGLQSFTSGSVCVAPRGSMQLLRLLQEGRLPEAERVRAAYMPLEDCRDAISPIRVLHDAVTLAGIADMGPMLPLLTGLTAAERERVAPVARALLARDRDVLPG